The window TAGTGCGAGATCAGACGAAAAATTATCTCAACACTCTTGGTAGTTTGGCAACCGAATAAATCGCAATCCACGCCGCGGGAGGGAAACCATATGTTTTTAACGGCGTCTTGACGCTAACAAAAAACCTCGGTGCTCAATTCGGTAACCCTTGTAAGCTAAATCGGCCGCAGCGTCAAACGCAGATCCCCCCAAGGGGATAAAAAAGTGTATCTGCTCATCAACTTTAGGAGATTTGCCGCCCAGCCGACAGGCAGCCGCTTATCCCTTAATCAGAGTCGGCGTAATGAAGATCACCAGTTCGCGTTTTTTCTGTTGTGCGCCGCTTTGCCGGAACAAGCCCCCCAGCAGTGGCGCATCCCCCAATCCCGGCACCTTGTCCGCCGTCTTGCCGCTATGCCGTTGAAAAATACCGCCGAGCACCAGGGTTTCGCCGCTTTTCACCGTGATCTGCGTCTTAATCTCTTGTTTATCGATGGTCAATGCCTCACCCGCCCCGCGGCTGATGGCGCGCCCCGGCATATTTTGGCTGATGTGCAGCGTCAGCGTGATGCGCCCGTCCGGCAACACTTTCGGCGTCACCTCCATGCCCAGCACCGCCTCTTTGAACTCGATGGCGGTCGCACCGCTGGCGCCGCTCGACACTTCATAAGGGATCTCCGTCCCCTGTTTGATGCTGGCGGTTTGCAGGTGCGCCGTCAGCAGGCGCGGACTGGCGATGATCTCCACCTGATTCTCCTGCTCCAGCGCCGTCAGCTCGAGGCTCAACAAACGCCCGCTGATGCGCGCCAGATGAAAACCGGCGTTCACGGCGCCGCGTTCCAGCGGCAGATTGACACCGACATTGCCCGGCCGCAACGGCCGCGCCGGCCTGTCGTCGGCCGCCAACCCCCAACGCACGCCAAGCTCACGCAGGCTTTCGCGGTTGATGGTCACGATATGCGCCGCCAGTTGCACCTGCGCCAGCGGCGCGTCCATTTCCGTTATCCGCTTTTTCAACTGCGTCAGGATTGGCGCGGTGTCGCGCAGCAGCAACGTATTGGTGCGTTTATCCGCCAACACGCTGCCACGCTCGCTCAGCAACGCGCCGCGTTGGGCGTTGAGGCTTTCGGCAATTTCCGCCGCATCGCCGTTCTGTAACGTCAGGGTCAGGCTGTGCAGCGGTTGCCGCTGCGCCAACGCCTCTCGCTGCTGCCTTTTTTCCTGCGCGTCCGGCTCCGGCGAGATCAGTATCACGTTGCCTTCCCGCGTCATCGCCAGTTTGCCCATGCGCAGGGTCAACGCCAGCGCCTGAGGCCAGGGCACATTCTCCAGCCGCAGCGTCAGGTTGCCGCTCACGCCGGGCGCGGCGATCAGGTTCATCTGCCGATAATCCGCCAACGCCTGCAGGATGACCGTGACCGGCGCATCCTGAAATTCCAGGGAAACCCGCTGCTTATCCTGCGCCTGCGCGGTGCCGAGCGTCAGGCTCCACAGCGCCACGCCCAATCCAGCACATCCTTTCATGGTTTGCCATCCTTGTTGTCCATCATGAGCGAGACGTCGCCCTGGCTCGCCGGGCAATCCGGTTCGGCCGTCAGCGCCGTTAACGTCAAGCTACGCGCCTGCACCTGCGTCACCTGCCAGCGCTCGGCCAGCACCCGTTGCTGCGGCCGCAGGCGCAACCATTGTCCCGCCGGCGTCACCACCCAGCCATAGCGCAGCGTCGGTTGCCCGATGACGCCTTTCAGTCGCCAGCTCGCCGGCGACGCCTCCGTTTGGGCACAAGCAGGCATCGGAAGCGGCGCAAACGGGTCGCGCGGCTCAGCGCATAGTGCCCATGGCCACAGCAGCCACCACCAACGGCCGGGTCTTTTACTCATTGGGCTGATCCTCGGCGGCATCCTGCAAAACCAACCGCGCCGTCATGCCAAGGGGCGGCGTCTCCACGCTCAGCTGCTCGAGGCGTAAATCGGCGGGCAGCGCCTCCAGCAGCGCCAGCAAACCGGCGTAGTCAATGCGCAAGCTCAGCGTTTGCCGCGGCGGTTTTTCCTGCCGCTGCCAGCGCAACAAGGCGCCTCCCGCCCGTTGCAGCACGCTCGCCAGATCGCCGTTGGTGGACGGAGGAAGCGGCGCCGCCGGGATAGCGGTTTCCGGCACCTCGTCCAGTTGGCGTTGCACCATGGCGATCTGTTGCAACAGGCGCTGTTGCCGCTCCCCCGTGCTTTCCCGCTGACGCCATTCGTCTTGCAGCATCCAGCCACCGCCCAACAGCGCCAACGTGCCGATACCCAACCCTTGCGACAGCAGCAATAGCCAGCCCGGCAAGCTCAGCCAGAGGCGCAGCCCGGATGACAAACGGTTATCCATCACGCCCCCACTGCGCCGCCAGATGAAAGGTGTACAGGCCGTCGTCGCGTTGCGCCACCTCAGCCAAACGCAACCGCGGCAACGCAGGCATCCCCGCCAGCCGCCGTTCGAACTGCGTGATGGCCGCAGGAGAACGGCTCAATCCACGCAGCCGCAGGCCATTCACCGCATCGCTCTCCAGCGCCGTGAGCCACAGCGGTGGAGGAATGCTGGAGGACAATTGCTGCAGCAGATGAAAATAACGCCGGTTATGCTGGGCGTTGCTCGCCTGCCGTTCGGCGCGGGCGCGGTGCAGCGCCCGCTGCGCCCGCTCTTGCTGTTGCTGACGGGCGAGCAACGTCAGTGCCGCCAGCTCTTCACCCAGCATCGCCAGCCGCGCCTGCCGCAGCGCCTGTTGGTGACGCAATTGGCCGGCGACCAGGAACAGCGCCAGCAACAGTGCCGTTACCTGTAACATCAGCACGCCCAACCAGAAATAGCCGCGTCGCCGATCGCGGCGTTGTCGCCAAGGCAGAAAGTTGACCTGATACATCAGCGATCCTCCTCGCGCAGCGCCAGGCCACCGGCCAACGCGAACGCCGAAGGATGCGCAGGCAACGGCGGACGCAGCTGCGTGAAGGCGCTGAGCGGCGACCAGGCAAGGCAACCGGCGGGCAAGGCTCCCGCCAGCACGCTGCCGGCATAGACCGGCCGATCGTCGCCCGCCGGCATCTGAGCTTGCAGCGCCCGCAGCGCCTGCGCGTCATCGTCGCCCGGCGCCAGACCAAAAGCGAACGCGCCGTCGGCCGGCGCCACCCACAGCCATTCTCGTTCGAGACGGTGCATCAGCCCCGCAGCGGGCGGCACGCCTGCCGCCGTCGCCATCATCCGCAGCGCGCAGGGGGTGATATCGACCGCTTGCGGATGCAGGCCAGCCTGACGCAGACAATGCAGCCACTGCTGCAGTTCCTGCCGCCGCGCGGCGGTCAGCAACAGCGCCGCCTCATCCGCCGGCGCGGTGCGATAGTCGAGCGCCAGCGTCTGGCCGTCGAGCGGAAACTGCTTCACACCGTGGCCGCCGATATAGTCGCTGCGTTCCGGCTCGCGCAGCCGCACGTCCGGCTGCGCCATGCGTTGCTGCAACACGCGCTGCGCCGGCAGGGCAATGCGTAAGGAAATATGTCGCGGCAGTTGGACGCGCCATTGCCGCAGCGCCCGGATCAGGAATTCAGAAGGTTCCAGACAGCCATCGCGTAAAACCGCCTGCGGCAGCGCCTGCTGCCACCAGTGGCGCAACTGCCAGCCGTTGCGGCGGCGTTGGGCCGCCACCGCCCGCACGCAGTCGATTTGTATATCCAGCCCCACCTGCCATGCTTGAGGGAACATGTTTCGCAAGCCTCCATAACATCAGATGATAAAAGAACATATCCATGTCGCAGGCTTGCCTTTATACTACCGCGCGGTTGTTTATAAACTGCCCAAATGACTTAGAAATGGGAAATCTCAGGTGAAGTTCGTAAAGTATTTACTAATCCTTGCAGTATGTTGCATCGTGCTGGGAGCAGCCTCGATTTTCGGCTTGTACAAATATGTCGAGCCGCAGCTGCCCGACGTCGCAACGCTGAAAGATGTGCGGCTGCAGATACCGATGCAGGTCTACAGCGCCGATGGCGAACTGATCGCCCAATACGGCGAGAAGCGCCGCATTCCGCTGAAACTGGATCAAATTCCGCCGGTGATGGTGCACGCATTCATCGCCACCGAAGACAGCCGCTTCTATGATCACCATGGCGTCGATCCGGTCGGCATCTTCCGCGCCGCCTCCATCGCGTTGGTCTCCGGCCACGCTTCGCAGGGGGCCAGTACCATCACCCAACAGCTGGCGCGTAACTTCTTCTTAAGCCCGGAACGCACCCTGATGCGTAAAATCAAGGAAGCCT of the Serratia marcescens subsp. marcescens ATCC 13880 genome contains:
- the hofQ gene encoding DNA uptake porin HofQ, translated to MKGCAGLGVALWSLTLGTAQAQDKQRVSLEFQDAPVTVILQALADYRQMNLIAAPGVSGNLTLRLENVPWPQALALTLRMGKLAMTREGNVILISPEPDAQEKRQQREALAQRQPLHSLTLTLQNGDAAEIAESLNAQRGALLSERGSVLADKRTNTLLLRDTAPILTQLKKRITEMDAPLAQVQLAAHIVTINRESLRELGVRWGLAADDRPARPLRPGNVGVNLPLERGAVNAGFHLARISGRLLSLELTALEQENQVEIIASPRLLTAHLQTASIKQGTEIPYEVSSGASGATAIEFKEAVLGMEVTPKVLPDGRITLTLHISQNMPGRAISRGAGEALTIDKQEIKTQITVKSGETLVLGGIFQRHSGKTADKVPGLGDAPLLGGLFRQSGAQQKKRELVIFITPTLIKG
- a CDS encoding HofP DNA utilization family protein, encoding MSKRPGRWWWLLWPWALCAEPRDPFAPLPMPACAQTEASPASWRLKGVIGQPTLRYGWVVTPAGQWLRLRPQQRVLAERWQVTQVQARSLTLTALTAEPDCPASQGDVSLMMDNKDGKP
- a CDS encoding PilN domain-containing protein, producing MYQVNFLPWRQRRDRRRGYFWLGVLMLQVTALLLALFLVAGQLRHQQALRQARLAMLGEELAALTLLARQQQQERAQRALHRARAERQASNAQHNRRYFHLLQQLSSSIPPPLWLTALESDAVNGLRLRGLSRSPAAITQFERRLAGMPALPRLRLAEVAQRDDGLYTFHLAAQWGRDG
- the pilM gene encoding pilus assembly protein PilM, whose amino-acid sequence is MFPQAWQVGLDIQIDCVRAVAAQRRRNGWQLRHWWQQALPQAVLRDGCLEPSEFLIRALRQWRVQLPRHISLRIALPAQRVLQQRMAQPDVRLREPERSDYIGGHGVKQFPLDGQTLALDYRTAPADEAALLLTAARRQELQQWLHCLRQAGLHPQAVDITPCALRMMATAAGVPPAAGLMHRLEREWLWVAPADGAFAFGLAPGDDDAQALRALQAQMPAGDDRPVYAGSVLAGALPAGCLAWSPLSAFTQLRPPLPAHPSAFALAGGLALREEDR